A single region of the Lotus japonicus ecotype B-129 chromosome 4, LjGifu_v1.2 genome encodes:
- the LOC130715033 gene encoding pentatricopeptide repeat-containing protein At3g61520, mitochondrial-like: MLTQSKLLRRRSYVLPSTFSFPRRYHSDSEDEGESTVTQVVELLRSPAKQRDYDQLRPFLCGASHHQLLQITLGLGSIPDALDFLHLKAKAEPNHPHHLSSVFQGALELATRHPNSQAELLSLHTFRKSNDLSIPLTTKSASLLLHCLESERMLDDALLLFNELDPSSKSTGHCNGLLRGLIKSGRTDDALHLLDEMLKPDSKFPPNDYTGTIVFGELAKRERHGRSFTDEEIVGLVTKLGEHGVFPDTFKLTQLITKLCGKRSNGVAWELLHGVMTLGGPVEVASCNALLSGLGRERDIQKMNKLMAEMEEKMIQPSVQTFGILVNHLCKARRIDEALAVFDKLRGKGENEKVVGVEPDVVLYNTVIDGLCKVGREEDGLSLLEEMKTENKNRPNAVTYNCLIDGFCKVDKIDKAHELFIQMKEEGVQPTVVTFNTLVDGLSKHGKVFSAVELFNEMKGKGLNGNVNAYTSLISAFCGVNNIDKAMQYFEEMSSSGCPPDARAYYTLINGLSIAGRMDDASVIVSKLKQAGFGLDLACYNVLISGFCKKKRQERVYEMLTEMEGAGVKPDTVTYNTLVSYLGKTGDFATASKMLKKMINEDLEPSVVTYGAVIHAYCLKKNVDEAMKIYGEMCSTSKVPPNTVIYNILIDALCKNNHVEKAISLMDDMKVKGVRRNTTTYNHIFNGVRDKGMLKQALELMNRMIEDACSPDYRTMEILTEWLPAVGEIEQLQRFIQGYQVSLHTTSSHILDNNLMYSFKNKV, translated from the coding sequence ATGTTAACACAATCTAAACTCCTCCGCCGTCGGAGCTACGTTCTACCTTCCACCTTTTCTTTTCCGCGGCGCTACCACAGCGACTCAGAGGACGAAGGCGAATCAACGGTGACCCAAGTCGTTGAACTTCTCCGATCTCCGGCGAAGCAACGGGACTATGATCAGCTACGCCCCTTTCTCTGCGGCGCCTCACATCACCAACTCCTTCAAATCACTCTCGGCCTGGGCTCCATTCCCGACGCCCTCGACTTCCTCCACCTCAAAGCCAAAGCAGAACCCAACCACCCTCACCACCTCTCTTCCGTGTTCCAGGGCGCTCTCGAGCTCGCTACGCGACACCCCAATTCGCAAGCAGAGCTTCTGAGTCTTCACACCTTCCGAAAATCCAATGACTTGAGCATCCCCCTCACTACCAAATCGGCTTCCCTTCTCCTGCACTGCTTGGAAAGCGAGCGGATGTTGGACGATGCGCTTCTTCTGTTCAATGAGCTCGACCCATCTTCGAAAAGCACCGGACATTGCAACGGGTTACTCAGAGGGTTGATCAAATCAGGTCGTACTGATGATGCACTCCACTTGCTCGATGAAATGCTTAAACCGGATTCCAAGTTTCCTCCCAATGATTACACGGGTACAATTGTTTTTGGGGAGCTGGCGAAGCGGGAGCGTCATGGAAGAAGCTTTACTGATGAGGAGATTGTGGGGTTGGTTACCAAGCTGGGTGAACATGGAGTTTTCCCTGATACGTTTAAGCTTACACAGCTGATAACCAAGCTGTGTGGGAAACGGAGTAACGGTGTCGCGTGGGAACTTTTGCATGGTGTGATGACATTGGGTGGTCCAGTTGAAGTTGCATCGTGCAATGCCCTGTTATCAGGGCTAGGAAGGGAAAGAGATATTCAGAAGATGAATAAACTGATGGCGGAGATGGAAGAAAAGATGATACAGCCTAGTGTCCAAACCTTTGGGATTCTTGTCAATCATTTGTGCAAGGCTAGGAGGATTGATGAAGCATTAGCGGTGTTTGATAAATTGAGAGGCAAAGGAGAAAATGAAAAGGTTGTTGGTGTTGAACCTGATGTGGTCTTGTATAATACTGTGATTGATGGACTTTGTAAAGTTGGTAGGGAAGAAGATGGTTTGAGTTTGTTGGAGGAGATGAAAACAGAGAATAAAAACAGGCCAAACGCAGTTACTTATAATTGCTTGATTGATGGGTTCTGCAAAGTTGACAAGATTGATAAAGCACATGAACTATTCATTCAAATGAAGGAGGAAGGAGTACAGCCTACTGTAGTCACATTCAATACATTGGTTGATGGTTTGTCCAAGCATGGAAAGGTCTTTAGTGCAGTTGAGCTTTTCAACGAGATGAAAGGGAAGGGCCTGAACGGAAATGTTAATGCTTATACCTCTCTGATATCTGCCTTCTGTGGCGTGAACAATATTGATAAAGCCATGCAATATTTTGAGGAGATGTCGAGTTCTGGATGCCCTCCAGATGCACGTGCTTACTATACTTTGATTAATGGCTTAAGCATTGCTGGTAGGATGGATGATGCCAGTGTCATTGTGTCCAAGTTGAAACAGGCTGGGTTTGGTCTTGATCTAGCTTGCTATAATGTCCTCATCAGTGGATTCTGTAAGAAGAAAAGGCAGGAAAGAGTTTATGAAATGCTTACCGAAATGGAAGGAGCTGGAGTTAAGCCTGATACTGTCACCTATAACACTCTGGTTTCCTACCTTGGCAAAACTGGAGATTTTGCAACTGCCAGTAAGATGCTGAAAAAGATGATTAACGAGGACCTTGAGCCCTCTGTTGTAACATATGGGGCAGTTATACATGCATATTGTTTAAAGAAGAATGTGGATGAGGCTATGAAAATTTACGGGGAAATGTGTTCTACATCCAAGGTTCCTCCCAATACTGTGATTTACAACATCTTAATAGATGCTCTGTGCAAGAATAACCATGTTGAAAAGGCTATCTCTCTGATGGATGACATGAAAGTAAAAGGCGTTCGGCGTAATACAACCACGTATAATCATATTTTCAATGGGGTTCGGGATAAGGGAATGTTGAAACAAGCACTTGAACTTATGAACAGGATGATTGAAGATGCTTGCAGTCCTGACTATAGAACCATGGAGATTCTTACTGAATGGCTTCCTGCAGTTGGTGAAATAGAACAATTACAACGTTTTATCCAAGGGTATCAGGTTTCCTTGCATACAACATCATCTCACATTTTGGATAATAATCTGATGTACTCCTTCAAGAATAAAGTTTAA
- the LOC130711283 gene encoding T-complex protein 1 subunit delta-like, with protein MAAIAAPHRSSKTESYVDNKRKEDIRHANIVAARSVANAVRTSLGPKGMDKMISTSSDEVIITNDGATILNKMQVLQPAAKMLVELSKSQDSAAGDGTTTVVVIAGALLEQCLLLLSRGIHPTVISDSLYKASIKAVDVLTAMAVPVELTDRDSLVKSASTSLNSKVVSQYSTLLAPLAVDAVLTVIDPAQPEMVDLRDVKIVKKLGGTVDDTELVRGLVFDKKVSHAAGGPTRMENAKIAVIQFQISPPKTDIEQSIVVSDYSQMDRILKEERSYILGMIKKIKATGCNVLLIQKSILRDAVTDLSLHYLAKAKILVIKDVERDEIEFITKTLNCLPIANIEHFRAEKLGYADLVEEVSLGDGKIVKISGIKDMGRTTTVLVRGSNQLVLDEAERSLHDALCVVRCLVAKRFLIAGGGAPEIELSRQLGAWAKVLHGMEGYCVRAFAEALEVIPYTLAENAGLNPIAIVTELRNRHAQGEINTGINVRKGQITNILEENVVQPLLVSTSAITLATECVRMILKIDDIVTVR; from the coding sequence ATGGCGGCAATTGCAGCTCCTCACCGATCCTCCAAGACGGAATCCTATGTCGACAACAAGCGCAAGGAAGACATCCGTCATGCCAACATCGTCGCCGCGCGCTCCGTCGCCAACGCCGTCCGCACCAGTCTCGGTCCCAAAGGCATGGACAAGATGATTTCCACCTCCTCCGACGAGGTTATCATCACCAACGACGGTGCCACCATCCTCAACAAGATGCAGGTCCTCCAACCCGCCGCCAAGATGCTCGTCGAGCTTTCCAAGTCTCAGGACTCCGCAGCCGGCGACGgaaccaccaccgtcgtcgttATCGCTGGCGCACTCCTCGAGCagtgcctcctcctcctctcccgcGGCATCCACCCCACCGTCATCTCCGATTCACTCTACAAGGCCTCTATTAAGGCCGTCGACGTCCTCACTGCCATGGCCGTCCCCGTCGAGCTCACCGATCGCGATTCACTCGTCAAATCCGCCAGCACCTCCCTCAACAGCAAGGTCGTCAGCCAGTACTCCACCCTTCTCGCTCCCCTCGCTGTCGACGCCGTCCTCACAGTCATCGATCCCGCCCAGCCTGAAATGGTCGATCTCCGCGATGTTAAGATCGTGAAGAAGCTTGGGGGCACCGTGGACGATACCGAGCTCGTCAGGGGCCTTGTCTTTGACAAGAAGGTGAGCCATGCCGCTGGTGGACCTACTCGCATGGAGAATGCTAAAATTGCCGTGATCCAGTTCCAGATTTCACCGCCGAAAACCGACATTGAGCAGAGCATTGTGGTGAGTGATTACTCTCAGATGGATAGGATTTTGAAGGAAGAGAGGAGTTACATTCTGGGCATGATTAAGAAGATTAAGGCAACTGGTTGCAATGTTTTGTTGATTCAGAAGAGCATTTTAAGAGATGCTGTCACTGATTTGTCTCTGCATTACCTTGCTAAAGCTAAGATATTGGTGATCAAGGATGTGGAAAGGGATGAGATTGAGTTCATTACCAAGACACTCAACTGTTTGCCCATTGCCAACATTGAGCATTTCCGCGCCGAGAAGTTGGGTTATGCTGATCTTGTGGAGGAGGTTTCTCTTGGTGATGGCAAGATTGTGAAGATTTCTGGGATTAAGGACATGGGGAGGACCACAACTGTGCTTGTCCGCGGATCCAACCAGCTTGTGCTAGATGAAGCGGAGCGGAGTCTTCATGATGCTTTGTGTGTTGTTAGGTGCTTGGTTGCCAAGAGGTTTCTCATAGCCGGCGGTGGCGCACCTGAGATAGAGCTGTCCAGGCAACTGGGTGCCTGGGCAAAGGTGCTTCATGGGATGGAGGGTTACTGTGTTCGAGCATTTGCTGAGGCACTTGAAGTCATTCCTTATACTCTGGCTGAGAATGCTGGTTTGAACCCCATTGCAATTGTTACTGAGCTGAGGAATCGTCATGCCCAGGGTGAGATCAATACTGGAATCAATGTGAGGAAGGGTCAGATCACAAACATCTTGGAGGAGAATGTGGTGCAGCCGCTGCTAGTAAGCACGAGTGCTATCACCTTGGCCACAGAGTGCGTGCGGATGATTTTGAAGATTGATGATATTGTAACTGTGAGGTAG
- the LOC130710396 gene encoding DExH-box ATP-dependent RNA helicase DExH3, with protein sequence MPMPMPMAIFNRYIRFRTATTPFLTARRRLSSLPTSTVTLRLRVSSCSAALRHTRTAASLRRSTVALPFWHQQSSTYGRFAYQDESSDEDSDVELAPSQQKQLGESTLENIDEWRWKLTMLLRNKDDHEVVSREKKDRRDFDQLSPLATRMGLYSRQYARVLVFSKSPLPNYRPDLDDKRPQREVTLPFTVHREVDAHLLTHLSHKATKRIGALDDSLRTSSDARGIPANDGVYEQPEPMTHNSVVKEKILQRRSLQLRQQQQDWQECPEGQKMLELRKSLPAFKAKDAFLKVVSENQVVVVSGETGCGKTTQLPQYILETEIEAARGAACNIICTQPRRISAMSVSERVAAERGDKLGESVGYKVRLEGMKGRDTRLLFCTTGVLLRRLLVDRNLKGVTHVIVDEIHERGMNEDFLLIVLKELLPRRPDLRLILMSATLNAELFSSYFDGAPTMHIPGFTFPVRAHFLEDVLERTGYRLTPNNQIDDYGQEKTWKMQKQAQAFRNKKSQIASTVEDALKVADIKGYSLRTRESLSCWCPDSIGFNLIEHVLCHIVKNERPGAILVFMTGWDDINTLKDQLQAHPLLGDQSRVLLLACHGSMASAEQKLIFENPEGGVRKIVLATNMAETSITINDVVFVVDCGKAKETSYDAINNTPCLLPSWISKAASRQRRGRAGRVQPGECYHLYPKCVYDAFADYQLPELLRTPLQSLCLQIKTLQLGSISEFLSRALQQPEPLSVQNAIEYLKTIGALDENENLTVLGHKLSMLPVEPKLGKMLILGAIFNCLDPILTVVAGLSVRDPFVMPADKKDLADSAKAQFAADYSDHLALIRAYEGWKDAEARKTGYEYCWRNFLSSQTLKAIDSLRKQFFYLLKDIGLVDNNSETHNTWSREDHLVRAVICAGLYPGVSSVVNKDKSISLKTMEDGQVLLYGNSVNGRVSKIPYPWLVFNEKVKVNSVFLRDSTGISDSMLLLFGGNISRGGLDGHLKMLGGYLEFFMKPELAKTYLTLKREMDELIQKKLLDPMLNIQSHDKLLSALRLLVSEDHCDGRFVFGRQAPSQSNKALKYKSGDGAEGDNYKNQLQTFLTRAGHEPPTYKTKQLKNNQFRSTVIFNGLDFVGQPCNSKKLAEKSAASEAILWLKGDTHSSGGIDHASVLLKKSSKKSRKRPFSDAKWS encoded by the exons ATGCCAATGCCAATGCCAATGGCTATATTCAACCGCTACATCCGATTCCGAACCGCCACAACTCCTTTCCTAACCGCCAGGCGCAGACTTTCTTCTCTTCCCACCTCCACCGTAACCCTCCGCCTCCGCGTTTCCTCCTGCTCCGCCGCCCTCCGCCACACTCGTACTGCTGCGAGCCTCAGGAGAAGCACTGTAGCTCTACCCTTCTGGCACCAGCAGAGCTCCACTTACGGGCGTTTTGCCTACCAGGACGAGTCCAGTGATGAGGATTCCGATGTCGAATTGGCTCCTTCTCAGCAAAAACAATTG GGCGAATCAACCCTCGAAAACATTGATGAGTGGAGGTGGAAGCTCACCATGCTTCTTCGCAATAAAGACGACCACGAAGTTGTCTCCAGGGAGAAGAAGGACCGCCGTGATTTCGACCAGCTTTCACCTTTAGCTACCAGGATGGGTTTATACAG CCGACAGTATGCGAGAGTCCTTGTTTTTAGCAAGTCACCTTTGCCCAATTACCGCCCTGATTTGGATGATAAGCGTCCACAGAGAGAG GTAACCTTGCCGTTTACTGTTCATAGAGAAGTAGACGCTCATCTCCTTACCCATCTTTCACATAAGGCTACAAAAAGAATAGGTGCTTTGGATGATTCATTGCGTACATCAAGTGATGCTAGAGGCATTCCTGCCAATGATGGAGTTTATGAGCAGCCGGAGCCCATGACCCATAATAGTGTTGTCAAGGAGAAAATCCTTCAACGAAGAAGTTTGCAACTGCGTCAACAACAACAAGATTGGCAG GAGTGTCCTGAAGGGCAAAAGATGCTTGAACTTCGTAAAAGTCTTCCTGCATTCAAAGCGAAGGATGCATTTCTGAAAGTCGTTTCAGAGAATCAG GTTGTTGTTGTCTCAGGTGAAACTGGTTGTGGTAAGACCACACAACTTCCTCAATACATATTAGAAACTGAGATTGAAGCTGCACGTGGAGCTGCATGTAATATAATTTGCACTCAGCCCAGAAGAATATCTGCTATGTCTGTTTCTGAAAGAGTTGCAGCAGAGCGAGGGGATAAATTGGGAGAATCT GTTGGCTACAAAGTTCGTTTGGAGGGTATGAAAGGGAGGGATACTCGTCTTCTTTTTTGTACCACTGGTGTATTATTGCGGAGGCTACTTGTGGATAGGAACTTAAAAGGTGTAACTCATGTTATTGTTGATGAAATTCATGAACGTGGAATGAATGAAG ATTTTCTTCTCATTGTCCTGAAGGAACTTCTCCCTCGTCGTCCTGATTTGAGGTTAATTTTGATGAGTGCAACCTTAAATGCTGAGCTTTTTTCTTCCTACTTTGATGGTGCACCAACTATGCATATACCT GGTTTTACATTTCCAGTTCGAGCGCATTTTCTTGAAGATGTTCTGGAAAGGACTGGATATCGGTTGACTCCTAATAATCAAATTGATGACTATGGTCAAGAAAAGACATGGAAAATGCAGAAACAAGCTCAAGCTTTCAGAAATAAAAAGAGCCAGATTGCTTCTACTGTTGAG GATGCATTAAAGGTTGCAGACATTAAGGGATATAGCCTACGCACTCGAGAGTCATTGTCTTGCTGGTGTCCTGACTCAATTGGTTTTAACCTTATTGAACACGTGCTTTGCCACATTGTTAAGAATGAAAGGCCAGGTGCTATTCTGGTATTTATGACTGGTTGGGATGATATAAACACTTTAAAGGATCAGCTCCAAGCTCATCCTTTGCTGGGTGATCAGAGCCGAGTATTACTTCTTGCATGCCATGGTTCTATGGCCAGTGCTGAGCAG AAGTTGATATTTGAAAATCCAGAAGGAGGGGTGAGGAAAATTGTTCTTGCTACTAACATGGCAGAGACTAGTATTACCATCAATGATGTTGTCTTTGTGGTAGATTGTGGAAAAGCAAAAGAGACATCATATGATGCAATAAATAACACTCCTTGTTTGCTTCCGTCTTGGATCTCAAAAGCTGCTTCGCGACAG AGAAGAGGAAGGGCTGGTCGTGTTCAACCCGGAGAATGCTACCATCTTTATCCCAAATGTGTTTATGATGCTTTTGCTGATTATCAATTGCCAGAGCTTTTAAGAACACCTTTGCAGTCCTTATGTCTGCAAATTAAAACTCTACAACTTGGAAGCATCTCTGAGTTTTTATCCAGAGCTTTGCAGCAGCCAGAGCCTCTCTCG GTTCAAAATGCTATTGAATATTTGAAGACTATTGGAGCCTTAGATGAGAATGAAAATTTGACAGTTCTAG GGCACAAGTTGTCGATGCTTCCTGTAGAACCCAAACTTGGCAAGATGCTCATTTTGGGAGCTATCTTCAACTGTTTGGATCCCATATTGACTGTTGTCGCTGGGCTTAGTGTGAGAGATCCATTTGTAATGCCAGCTGATAAGAAAGAT CTTGCAGACTCTGCTAAGGCCCAATTTGCTGCTGACTATAGTGATCATCTTGCACTTATCCGAGCTTATGAGGGTTGGAAGGATGCTGAAGCACGGAAAACTGGTTATGAGTATTGTTGGCgaaattttctttcttctcaaaCACTTAAAGCAATTGACTCTCTTCGAAAGCAATTTTTTTACTTGCTCAAAGATATTGGTCTGGTTGATAACAATTCTGAAACCCACAATACATGGAGTCGTGAGGATCATCTAGTCCGAGCAGTTATCTGTGCGGGTTTGTATCCTGGAGTATCCTCTGTTGTG AACAAAGATAAGTCAATATCACTGAAAACAATGGAGGATGGTCAGGTTCTTCTGTATGGT AACTCTGTAAATGGCCGTGTATCCAAAATTCCATACCCATGGTTAGTGTTTAATGAAAAGGTGAAAGTGAATTCAGTATTCCTTAGGGATTCAACTGGTATATCTGATTCCATGCTGCTCTTATTTGGTGGGAATATATCCAGAGGCGGATTA GATGGTCACCTGAAAATGTTGGGAGGGTATTTGGAGTTTTTCATGAAACCAGAATTAGCCAAGACTTACTTAACTCTGAAGAGGGAAATGGACGAACTTATACAGAAAAAA CTTCTGGATCCCATGTTGAATATACAATCACATGACAAGCTTCTTTCAGCTTTAAGATTGTTGGTATCAGAGGACCATTGTGATGGCAGATTTGTCTTTGGTCGCCAGGCCCCATCACAGTCAAATAAGGCACTGAAATACAAAAGTGGTGATGGAGCTGAGGGTGATAATTATAAAAATCAGCTTCAAACATTCCTTACCAGGGCTGGACATGAACCGCCAACTTACAAGACGAAGCAACTAAAAAACAACCAATTCCGTTCTACTGTCATATTCAACGGCTTGGACTTTGTTGGTCAGCCATGCAATAGCAAAAAACTGGCAGAAAAATCTGCTGCTTCCGAGGCTATTCTATGGTTAAAAGGGGATACCCATTCTTCTGGTGGTATTGACCATGCATCTGTTCTACTGAAAAAGAGCAGCAAGAAAAGTAGAAAAAGACCGTTTAGTGATGCTAAAtggagttga
- the LOC130710397 gene encoding uncharacterized protein LOC130710397 — translation MRNQSPESNISLVCTFASPLCSRVTKSFIMEGTMQHPRSPYPWFLYWNDSEDPNTIWRLPELSAATLWSHQRGWYHTKTENATKLFLLNLSNFALIELPLLEHKKIIIRDCILISSPTATEQVGSIFLFSDSPPTSIFYWYLGDEQWTQVDYKEQLTEVEGFEVDNIELHSPFYYNGCLYAESVFKPLLVEIKKLEPSGLKINSSDIFFPKFPRTIIGQISRMLESNKELFRIEILHSHDKVIAVDVHKLDFPRRVWLKVESIKERAFFISESCSSFVCEAINPEIEGGCVYVSFEIHNFVYIYNIEDKSLMVSRPFLNLPEEESQSSSPPSWLLSNLRMTRTSEKESGDKIHSKKTECTITYEEFGLPQDMVEAIAKWIKIGIDYLHVRATNRLFHSSIPPMQWRSSSAISMSRFDHLSMSPLFVYFEKDNVLTFVHPKNGLKYKYNKNLTMDLQPYCEICYSKAGWLLIAVNKRYSFFFNPFAKEQEIRPLPYASVGYFLNTRCMAFSHPPTSSECAIVALEWMPPFENDQLTVNITYPGKDEWSDSTFGVFGFPLYNNSPVFHNRAFYYFNEKGKMGVLKGGGAEGVGEGEWEEVSLDELDKPDAPFTNYYNNFLVECNGNLLSVFEGHFGKYVRVFKLNESEMTWIEVENLENHMFFVGHTSFSAVAHVPGMENKIYFPRFYGGNIVFYSLDTNNYHTFESNEVVDFHCMEEKVNCSWIEPR, via the exons ATGAGAAATCAAAGCCCTGAATCCAACATTAGCCTCGTGTGCACCTTTGCTTCTCCTCTATGTTCACG AGTGACCAAGAGCTTCATTATGGAAGGGACAATGCAGCATCCTCGTTCTCCTTATCCGTGGTTTCTTTATTGGAATGACTCAGAGGATCCTAACACAATATGGAGGCTTCCAGAGCTTTCGGCAGCAACGCTATGGAGTCACCAACGTGGTTGGTACCACACAAAAACTGAAAATGCTACCAAACTATTTCTTTTGAATCTATCTAATTTCGCACTGATTGAGCTCCCTCTCCTTGAACACAAGAAAATTATCATTCGTGATTGCATTTTGATATCATCTCCAACTGCAACTGAACAAGTTGGttctatatttttattctctGATTCACCTCCAACTTCAATATTCTACTGGTATCTTGGGGATGAGCAATGGACTCAAGTGGACTATAAAGAGCAACTAACCGAGGTTGAAGGATTTGAGGTAGACAATATCGAACTTCACAGCCCATTTTACTACAATGGTTGCTTATATGCGGAGTCAGTTTTTAAGCCTCTTCTAGTAGAAATCAAGAAACTTGAACCCAGCGGTCTCAAAATAAACTCCTCTGATATTTTCTTCCCAAAATTTCCAAGAACTATCATTGGCCAAATATCCCGGATGTTGGAATCAAACAAAGAGCTCTTTCGAATTGAAATTTTGCATTCACATGACAAGGTTATTGCCGTTGATGTTCACAAATTAGATTTTCCTAGAAGGGTGTGGCTTAAGGTGGAAAGCATTAAAGAAAGAGCGTTTTTTATATCCGAGAGTTGCTCATCATTTGTTTGTGAAGCAATCAATCCTGAAATTGAAGGTGGATGTGTATATGTCTCTTTTGAAATACACAATTTTGTCTATATTTACAACATTGAAGACAAAAGCCTAATGGTGTCTCGACCTTTCTTAAATTTACCAGAAGAGGAGTCTCAGTCATCCTCTCCCCCATCATGGTTGTTGTCAAATTTGAG GATGACTCGAACAAGTGAAAAAGAAAGTGGTGATAAAATTCATTCAAAGAAGACAGAGTGCACAATCACTTATGAGGAATTTGGACTTCCTCAAGACATGGTTGAAGCGATTGCAAAATGGATTAAGATTGGAATTGATTATTTACATGTTCGTGCTACTAATAGATTGTTCCATTCATCAATCCCGCCAATGCAATGGAGATCATCATCTGCCATATCAATGTCAAGGTTTGATCATCTTTCAATGTCTCCATTATTTGTCTACTTTGAGAAAGACAATGTCTTAACTTTTGTGCATCCAAAGAATGGGCTCAAGTACAAGTACAACAAAAATTTGACAATGGACCTCCAACCATATTGTGAAATTTGCTATTCAAAAGCTGGTTGGCTACTAATTGCAGTAAACAAGCgttattcatttttctttaatCCCTTTGCAAAAGAACAAGAGATACGGCCACTTCCATATGCATCAGTTGGTTACTTCTTGAATACTCGGTGTATGGCCTTTTCTCATCCACCAACCTCTTCTGAATGTGCgattgttgcacttgaatggaTGCCACCATTTGAAAATGACCAATTGACGGTAAATATCACTTACCCCGGGAAAGACGAATGGAGCGACTCCACTTTTGGTGTCTTTGGATTTCCACTCTACAACAATAGCCCTGTTTTTCATAACAGggctttttattattttaatgaaaaaggAAAGATGGGAGTCTTAAAAGGAGGAGGAGCAGAAGGGGTAGGTGAAGGGGAATGGGAAGAAGTAAGTTTGGATGAACTTGATAAGCCTGATGCTCCATTCACCAACTACTACAACAATTTCCTAGTAGAATGCAATGGCAATCTCTTATCAGTATTTGAGGGTCATTTTGGAAAGTATGTTCGAGTTTTCAAGTTGAATGAATCTGAAATGACATGGATCGAAGTTGAAAATCTGGAAAATCACATGTTTTTTGTTGGTCATACATCATTTTCTGCAGTGGCACATGTTCCAGGAATggaaaacaaaatatattttccTAGATTTTATGGTGGAAACATCGTGTTTTATTCATTAGACACAAACAACTACCATACATTTGAAAGCAATGAAGTTGTGGATTTTCACTGTATGGAAGAGAAAGTCAATTGCAGTTGGATTGAGCCAAGATGA